CATCCGCGGCCCCGGCTGCTGCTGCTCGACGGCCACTCGCTGGCCTACCGCGCCTTCTTCGCGCTGCCGGTGGAGAACTTCTCGACCACGACGGGTCAGCCGACGAACGCCGTCTACGGGTTCACCTCGATGCTGATCAACGTGCTGCGCGACGAGGCGCCCTCGCACCTCGCGGTGGCCTTCGACGTGGGCCGGCAGACCTTCCGCAGCGAGATCTTCGCCGGGTACAAGGCCAACCGGAGCGAGAGCCCGACCGACTTCCGCGGCCAGGTGAGCCTCATCCAGGAGGTGCTGGCCGCCCTGCACGTCCCGGTGCTCACCGCCGCCGGCTTCGAGGCCGACGACGTGATCGCCACCCTCACGGTGCAGGCCGTCGAGTCGGGCATGGACGTGCTGATCTGCACCGGGGACCGCGACGCGCTGCAGTTGGTCAACGAGCACGTCACCGTGCTCTACCCGCGCAAGGGCGTCTCGGACCTGACCCGCTTCACCCCGGAGGCGGTCGAGGAGAAGTACGGCCTGACCCCCACCCAGTACCCCGACTTCGCGGCGCTGCGCGGCGACCCGTCGGACAACCTGCCGGGCATCCCCAGCGTCGGGGAGAAGACGGCCTCCAAGTGGATCCGCGAGTACGGCTCGCTCGACCAGCTCGTCGACCAGGTCGACACCGTCAAGGGCAAGGTCGGGGAGAAGCTGCGCGAGCACCTGTCCTCGGTGCTGCAGAACCGGCGGCTCACCGAGCTCGACCGTGCCGTCGCCCTGGACCTGCACCCGGTCGACCTCGCCGTCCAGGCCTGGGACCGCGCCGAGGTGCACACCCTGTTCGACAACCTGCAGTTCCGGGTGCTGCGCGACCGGCTGTTCTCCACCCTCACCAGCGCCGAGCCCGAGGTCGACGGCGGCATCGACGTGACCGTCGACGAGCTGGTCCCCGGTGGGTTGTCGGACTGGCTGGACGCCCACGCCCGCACCGGGCACACCGGCATCGTCTTCCGCGGCACCTGGGGCCGGGGCACCGGTGAGCTGACCGGCATCGCGCTGGCCGCCGGCGACGACCACACCGTCTTCGTCGACCTCGGTCCCGACCTCGACGTCACCGACGAGCAGGCGCTGGCCGCCTGGCTGGCCGACCCGTCGGCCAAGAAGGTCGTGCACGAGGTCAAGGGCCCGCTGCTCGCCGTCTGGGCCCGCGGCTGGGACCTCGCCGGCGAGGTCAGCGACACCGCCCTGGCCGCCTACCTGGCGCTGCCCGGCCAGCGGTCCTTCGACCTCGGCGACCTCGCCGTCCGCTACCTGCGCCGCGAGCTCACCGACCCCGAGCCGGTCGAGCAGCAGCTGAGCCTGGACGGCATGGGCCCGACCGAGGACGACGTGGCCCGGGAGGCCGCCGTCGCCGACGCCCGCAAGGCCGTCGCGGTCAACGACCTCTCCGACGCCCTGGAGCAGCTGCTCGGCCAGAAGGGCGGCGACCAGCTGCTCACCGGCCTGGAGCT
This sequence is a window from Geodermatophilaceae bacterium NBWT11. Protein-coding genes within it:
- the polA gene encoding DNA polymerase I; the protein is MSAPVSAPASTPTDRTPDGSHPRPRLLLLDGHSLAYRAFFALPVENFSTTTGQPTNAVYGFTSMLINVLRDEAPSHLAVAFDVGRQTFRSEIFAGYKANRSESPTDFRGQVSLIQEVLAALHVPVLTAAGFEADDVIATLTVQAVESGMDVLICTGDRDALQLVNEHVTVLYPRKGVSDLTRFTPEAVEEKYGLTPTQYPDFAALRGDPSDNLPGIPSVGEKTASKWIREYGSLDQLVDQVDTVKGKVGEKLREHLSSVLQNRRLTELDRAVALDLHPVDLAVQAWDRAEVHTLFDNLQFRVLRDRLFSTLTSAEPEVDGGIDVTVDELVPGGLSDWLDAHARTGHTGIVFRGTWGRGTGELTGIALAAGDDHTVFVDLGPDLDVTDEQALAAWLADPSAKKVVHEVKGPLLAVWARGWDLAGEVSDTALAAYLALPGQRSFDLGDLAVRYLRRELTDPEPVEQQLSLDGMGPTEDDVAREAAVADARKAVAVNDLSDALEQLLGQKGGDQLLTGLELPLTRVLARMEQRGIAADVELLHDLQAEFASSVAEAAADAYEAIGGQEINLGSPKQLQAVLFDQLGLPKTKKNKTGYTTDADALTTLQATAPHPFLEALLRHRDVTRLRTVIDGLIPMVDDAGRIHTTFQQTIAATGRLSSTDPNLQNIPIRSAEGRRIRQAFVVGQGYESLMTADYSQIEMRIMAHLSEDAALIEAFTSGEDLHTFVASRAFDIPIEQVDPEMRRRIKAMSYGLAYGLSAYGLAQQLRITPEEARGQMTAYFERFGGIRDYLDGVVEDARQTGYTETTMGRRRYLPDLTSDNKQRRDMAERMALNAPIQGSAADVIKVAMLRVEQGIAERGLSSRMVLQVHDELVLEVAAGEREQLEELVRAEMAGAADLSVALDVSVGVGQSWDAAAH